A window of Mytilus edulis chromosome 10, xbMytEdul2.2, whole genome shotgun sequence contains these coding sequences:
- the LOC139491741 gene encoding uncharacterized protein — protein MTSLPEEFSIGLDIRSTENLDKRLLFLMERAANKVKEIKPVLDYVHQKVVDYRKQRPYDTVTVVGSVGNELYFPEVMPDGSYLVEVDVLYNREMPNAALPIYSESDEASVLYNREEPNFVVPTEKQPFITVQMDFMDDKNRQIELPMGACLVQVTSDIDEVDAGQRWKFFKKLWNGKTYLKSLGYTCLIPRQEDPSILGEIEIEPLETIRMLPLYRTCRTNTETMIVGGRELKFKILVDKVSALKGPWPHKLSDFQNRERKWPETKVVDTIVQDGCLLTHKTSMLVYPLQWKITFALAEQQLTTRFSFHQKFLFILLKLVKKKYLDMGVMENGDARVGLTSYHLKTIYLWACETRDPQQFAEYPGMAFLAFLSSLRKCIENFVCPHYFIPTLNVMEGIGQYKKQLTENDKKWIKEHKSIQSTLLKKIDNIIRNPEEFLTEDLLEVVDEKHLHELEKTIGEVE, from the coding sequence ATGACGAGCTTACCAGAGGAGTTTTCAATTGGGTTAGATATAAGAAGTACCGAAAATCTAGATAAAAGATTACTTTTCTTGATGGAAAGAGCAGCGAATAAGGTAAAAGAAATAAAGCCTGTCCTTGATTATGTTCACCAGAAAGTTGTAGATTACAGAAAACAAAGACCTTATGATACAGTAACAGTTGTTGGTAGTGTAGGTAACGAGCTGTACTTCCCTGAGGTCATGCCGGACGGGTCTTACCTAGTTGAAGTTGATGTTTTGTATAACCGAGAAATGCCAAATGCTGCCCTTCCAATTTATTCTGAGAGTGACGAGGCGAGTGTTCTGTATAATAGAGAAGAACCTAATTTTGTTGTACCAACTGAAAAACAGCCTTTTATAACAGTTCAGATGGATTTTATGGATGACAAAAATAGACAAATTGAACTGCCAATGGGTGCATGTTTAGTACAGGTAACCAGTGATATTGATGAAGTAGATGCAGGTCAAAGGtggaaatttttcaaaaaactttgGAATGGCAAAACTTATTTGAAATCGTTAGGATATACATGCTTAATTCCACGACAGGAAGATCCAAGTATTTTAGGCGAGATTGAAATTGAACCGTTAGAAACAATCCGAATGTTGCCATTGTATAGAACATGTCGAACTAACACGGAGACTATGATTGTTGGTGGAAGAGAACTCAAATTCAAAATTCTAGTTGATAAAGTTTCTGCCCTCAAAGGTCCATGGCCCCATAAACTATCAGACTTCCAGAACCGCGAGAGAAAATGGCCGGAAACAAAGGTAGTCGACACTATTGTTCAAGATGGCTGCTTGTTGACACACAAAACGTCAATGTTGGTTTATCCTTTGCAGTGGAAAATAACATTTGCTCTAGCAGAACAACAACTGACAACAAGGTTTTCTTTTCATCAGAAGTTTCTCTTCATTTTGCTCAAACTAGTAAAGAAAAAATATCTGGATATGGGGGTGATGGAAAACGGAGATGCGCGTGTCGGTCTTACATCATATCACTTGAAGACGATTTATCTTTGGGCGTGTGAAACCCGGGACCCTCAACAATTTGCCGAGTACCCTGGTATGGCCTTTCTAGCATTTCTGAGCAGCTTACGGAAATGCATTGAAAATTTTGTATGTCCACACTATTTCATTCCGACCTTAAATGTCATGGAAGGAATAGGCCAATACAAGAAACAGCTTacagaaaatgacaaaaaatggaTCAAAGAGCACAAGTCAATCCAATCAACTTTACTCAAGAAAATTGACAACATAATAAGGAATCCGGAAGAGTTTTTGACGGAAGATCTTCTTGAGGTAGTAGATGAAAAACATTTACACGAATTAGAGAAGACAATCGGAGAGGTGGAGTGA
- the LOC139491742 gene encoding uncharacterized protein — protein MANLTEDFTTNLDVRSTESLDKRLLFLMDKAAKKVKEVAPITDYVHQKVADYRKQRPYDTVTVVGSVGNELYIPEVMPDGSYLIEVDVLYNREMPNAILPMYMPPDDVLYTREKTRVVMPTEKPPVITVKMDFMNDENKIVTLPIGACLVEVTGNIDEVEKGQRWKFFKELWNGKTYLKSLGYTCLIPRQEDPSILGEIEIEPLEKAKILQLYRTCRTEMDTMLVDGRELTFRILVDKVSALKGPWPNMLSDFQSRARKWPETKIVESIVKDGCLLTHKPSLQVYPLQWKITFSLAEQQLTKTFSFHQKYLFILIKQVKKKYLDMGLMENGVPIVGLTSYHLKTIYLWMCEATDPQQFIHHPGICYLVFLKKLKKCIEFYDCPHFFISTLNVMEGLKQYKRPPTEEEIEGWTHKRKMLQNITLRQISILMQKPENFLTDDILDEIDETHIHLLQRTIGDEQ, from the coding sequence ATGGCAAATTTAACAGAGGATTTTACAACTAACCTTGATGTAAGAAGCACTGAAAGTCTCGATAAACGATTACTTTTCTTAATGGACAAAGCAGCAAAGAAAGTCAAAGAAGTAGCGCCTATCACAGATTATGTTCATCAGAAAGTTGCAGATTATAGAAAGCAAAGACCTTACGATACAGTAACAGTGGTTGGTAGTGTAGGAAACGAGCTTTACATTCCCGAGGTCATGCCGGACGGTTCTTATTTGATAGAGGTAGATGTGTTGTATAACAGAGAAATGCCAAATGCTATCCTTCCCATGTATATGCCTCCTGATGATGTTCTGTATACCAGAGAAAAAACGCGTGTTGTCATGCCTACTGAAAAGCCGCCTGTTATAACCGTTAAGATGGATTTCATGAATGACGAAAACAAAATAGTGACTTTGCCAATAGGGGCATGCTTAGTAGAGGTTACCGGTAACATTGATGAAGTGGAAAAAGGTCAGAGGTGGAAGTTTTTCAAAGAACTTTGGAATGGTAAAACTTACTTGAAATCTTTGGGATATACATGCCTAATTCCACGACAGGAAGATCCGAGTATTTTAGGGGAGATTGAAATTGAACCATTGGAAAAGGCAAAAATTTTGCAGTTGTATAGGACATGTAGAACTGAGATGGATACTATGCTTGTTGATGGAAGAGAGCTTACATTTAGAATTTTGGTTGACAAAGTTTCTGCTCTAAAAGGTCCTTGGCCTAATATGCTGTCAGATTTCCAGAGCCGCGCGAGAAAATGGCCAGAAACAAAGATAGTAGAAAGTATTGTCAAGGATGGTTGCTTGTTGACACACAAGCCATCACTGCAGGTTTATCCTTTGCAGTGGAAAATTACATTTTCGCTAGCAGAACAACAACTGACAAAAACGTTTTCATTTCATCAGAAATATTTGTTCATATTGATCAAACAAGTGAAGAAGAAGTATCTGGACATGGGTTTAATGGAAAATGGAGTACCGATTGTGGGTTTAACATCATACCACTTGAAGACAATTTATCTATGGATGTGTGAAGCCACGGATCCTCAACAGTTTATTCATCATCCAGGTATATGCTATTTAGTTTTTCTGAAGAAGTTGAAGAAATGCATTGAATTTTACGACTGTCCGCACTTTTTCATTTCAACATTAAATGTCATGGAAGGACTTAAACAATATAAGAGACCGCCTACAGAAGAAGAAATTGAAGGATGGACGCATAAGCGGAAAATGCTCCAAAACATTACACTCCGACAAATTAGTATTTTAATGCAGAAGCCTGAAAATTTCTTGACCGACGATATTCTTGATGAAATAGATGAAACTCATATACATCTGCTACAAAGGACAATTGGAGATGAACAATAG